The nucleotide sequence CCTATCGCTGCGCGATAGGCAAGCGCAGCGCCTCGCTTCGCTCACCGCTCCCATGCTCCGCATGGGAGGCTCCTCCGCTTCGCTCCTGGAGCCAGCGAAAGCCGGCCGCTGCGCGGCCAGCTGGAGCACGCGCTTCGCGCTGCCCACTGACAGGATGACAGAACCCCTAATTGGCTACTTGGTAAGGAAGTTGGCAAGAAATAGCATAGTCCGGGGTGCGTCCGCTTCGCTTCCTCACCCTGACTCACTTCCAGCTGCGCCTCCTTGCCAGTCGACCCTTGGAGTGGGTTGACTGGCAAGGAGTGGACCGTTGGGGGTCGAGGTCCGCATCACACAATGATGCAGATGTAATATTGGTGAAAACGAGGCCAACCCTTGAAGTGGCCTGATTCGTTCGTACCGTGAGATCAGTGAAACTGCGCAAGACCAGGCCGGTCCGACACCATCGGCGCAGCACCGGCCTGGTACCAAGATGACCCGCACATCAGCAACATCCTTCAGCAACACCACAACTACACAGCTTCATTAGTCCATTGCAGGAGACGCAGGGCGGCCGTGGAGGGCCGGAGAGGAGCCGCGGTGTCCCGGGAGTCGCACGGGAGCCACAGAGGCTCCACAGCGGGCGTTGGGGGCCTCCACAGCAAGCAGGGGCGATTCGGGGTGCCGATTGTTGGGGCGTTTCACCGGCAGGGTGTGTGTCTGCCGGTGTCAAGGGGCCTGCCGGTGGTGGGCCTTGAGCATCCAAGAGCAGGCACTGTCATCTTCATGTACGAGGTCCTGGTTGAGGCCTCGCGCGCGCGTGCGTCTTAAGGAAAAGAGAGCGGCTGCGCGAAACCGTCCCTGACCTGCGATTTCTCTGAGGGGTATGTGTCAGCGCTGACACATTGACCTGCAGAAATGTGTCAGCGGCACCACATCAGCACCCACATTTGCCAAGCTAGCTTGTATAACTATGCATCGTTGCTGGTGAGCCCAGGTTTTCAGAGAACTAGGCCGGATCGGTTGGGTGTCGGCGTCGACACCGAAGCGTCATGCCAGCATGTACAAATCTGCCAACTGGGCTTGGATAAATGCTAGGTTCATTGTGACCCGCAGGATCGAGGACAGGACGACCATCGATGGCCCGCCAGCCAAAGCGCCCTACCTCTGGCCGCGACACGGGCAGGAAGATTGCCGCTGTACAGCCCGGTGGTGACAGTGCCTTCCGGGAAACCCTGTCATCCCGGCTCGGGCAGGGCCCCAAGCCACCGACCCGTAAGCGGCCGGTGCAACAGATGGACGTCCACGTCCGGTACACCTACCGCGCGCCCCACGAGATGTACGGTCGGTCCGGCTACAGCGTGGTCTCCAACGACTTCCTCGCCGACGTTCTGGCCGTGCTGATCGCCCAGCACGGTATGTCCCCGATCCAGTCCGCAGTTCTGCTGTGGTGCATCGGCCGACAACGCGAGGGCTGGGTGCGCGTTACCCACAAGAAGATCGCCGAAAAACTGAACGTGGAGCGGTCGAACGTCACCCGGGCCATCGGCCGCCTGGAGGAATGGCACATGCTCCAGCGCGTCGAAACCGGCCTGATCTTCGTGAACCCGATGCTCGGGTTCGAGGGCAACGGCGACAAACAGCAGGAAATCCTGAACGCGCTGCGCGACGCCGACGGAAGCCTCCCTGAGAACGTCTTCCCGGCCCTGCACGCTCCGCTGCCGCCGCGTAGCGTGCAGCTGGAACTCGGATCCGAAGACGGGGACGATGAGGGTGTCGACAAGGAGGGACAGGCATGCTGATCCAGGCAAGCGCCGGTTTCGGAATGATGTACCGGCTGGACCTCACCAAAGCTGCGACGGACCTCCTGAGTGCCCTCATCGAGCGTCAGGAGCCCGGCGGTGAGGTGAACGCCTCCCAGGCCGAGCTAGCGGCCCGCGTGGGCCTGTCCCGCAACTCAGCGAACACCGCCATGGCGCTGCTGGAGAGCCGGAACCTGGTGCTGCGGCCCGAGGACCGCAAGTACCGCACGTACTACCTCCACCCGTACGTCGCTTCTTACGCCTCACAAGAGGAGCTGGAGGAAGCAATCCAGGACGCCGCCGAGCGCATTGAGACTGGTGAGCTGTCCGAGATCACCGCGCCCCTGTACGAGACAGCCCCGCCGAAGCGCCAGCCCCAGGGACTCCGGGCGGTCCGTGCCGTCAGCTAGTTGGGCTGCCCCACAGCCGAAAT is from Streptomyces sp. NBC_01267 and encodes:
- a CDS encoding MarR family transcriptional regulator yields the protein MARQPKRPTSGRDTGRKIAAVQPGGDSAFRETLSSRLGQGPKPPTRKRPVQQMDVHVRYTYRAPHEMYGRSGYSVVSNDFLADVLAVLIAQHGMSPIQSAVLLWCIGRQREGWVRVTHKKIAEKLNVERSNVTRAIGRLEEWHMLQRVETGLIFVNPMLGFEGNGDKQQEILNALRDADGSLPENVFPALHAPLPPRSVQLELGSEDGDDEGVDKEGQAC
- a CDS encoding helix-turn-helix domain-containing protein codes for the protein MLIQASAGFGMMYRLDLTKAATDLLSALIERQEPGGEVNASQAELAARVGLSRNSANTAMALLESRNLVLRPEDRKYRTYYLHPYVASYASQEELEEAIQDAAERIETGELSEITAPLYETAPPKRQPQGLRAVRAVS